In Prionailurus viverrinus isolate Anna chromosome D1, UM_Priviv_1.0, whole genome shotgun sequence, the DNA window GGTCTGGCAGGTGAGGTCAGGGACCCACCGGGCCCTGCGGCTCTGCCCAGGGTGCTGAGCAAACCCAGCTGACCTCCCCCTTTGCCGGCATCGGACAAAGAGCCCTTGTCAGGGACACATCTGCTTCCCCGCCTCCCTGGCAGGCCCAGCCCACACCAGGGCCAGTGGGAGGCTCCAGAAGGCTGGTCCTTGATGGGCAGGGACTGGCAGCCcatggagtgggggagggcagaagggggGCACCGCAGGAGCCCAGGTCCCTGGGCTGGAGCTACCCCCGAGGACAGGCATCCCCGAGGGAGGGGACAGGCTACCCCCGAGGACAGGAGCACCAAGCTGGAGGCCTCTCTGCAAGCCAGGGTCAGGTCCCGGGTGACAGCCTGATGTGGCGCCCCTATGAGGAGCAGGCTGGTGGGAAAACGGCCACTTGACCCCCTACGAGCTTCTCCCGTGGGACCGCTTCCCCACTGGAGCCCGGGCACAGCCCTGCAGAGCAGGAGGCCTGGAGCTGCAgcagaccctcccctccctgcccccctgcttCCTGaaccctcccctgcccagccctggccTGGAGTGAGGGGGAGGCTTTGCGAGAGCAGGAGTGCCCTGAGGCTTCCTTCAGGAGGGGGATCCCTTCCGGAGCCACCTGcccacacccaccaccaccaccccccctacccaccccccacccccggcacccCAGGCCACGCCCAGCTGTTGCTGGGCTTGGacctctgggggaggggagggagaggccgGAGAGGAGCTGCGCAGGAGAGAAAAGGCTCTCGTGGGTCTGGAGGATACTTCCTTGCCCTTGGGCTCATGGGCAAATACGACAGCTTTGTTTCTGAGGGCGCCTGGACCACCTGTGGCAGACCCTGGGTCACAGTCCTCGTGTGCACCCTCGGAGCAGGTAGGCGGAGGCACCCTGTCCTCCGGAGACTCAAACCTGGGAGGGGCTGCACAGCCCCGGGGGAGCCTGGGAATGCGGAGATGGAggacccctcccccacgccccagGGACAGCCAGCCCCAGGACACCACCGCCAGAGTCACAAGCTCCCATCTCCAGGGCCACCCTGTTGGTGCTCCTGGACCCGACCTCTCAACCTTGCAGCTCAGAGAGGATCCTCTTTGTGGCCTGGGGTGCCCTGGGCCATCCCTGCTTCAGCAACCAAGCATGTATCCCAAGCGCGTGGGAGGGGCCCAGACCCTTTCCAGGCGGCACACAGGACACCAGGCCAGAGGGGTGGCCGCTGACCCCTACATGGAGCCCCAAACCCTaaggcacacacacacttcctgccCGGCTgccagggccaggccaggccgtTCCTTTAAAGGACAGAAACATCTCCACAAACACGAGGGCCAGGCCCTGCCTCCCACTGGCTGGGGACCAACTTAAGGAGTGCAACTCTGCAGGACagggtgggcgggggcggggcccgaTCCCTCAGGGACAGACACCCCGAAGGGGCACAGCTGGTGCCGAAGCCTAATAAGGCAGCAAGGTGTGGCTGGAGGGGGGGCGGCCTGAGTCACAccggcccctgccccaccctggggccccagtcttcctcccccccccccccccccccccgccccctcctctgggctccagcTGCCAGTCCCGCTGCCCAGGCATCcggccccaccccttcccagggAGCCTCCCCTGAAATACCCTCCAGGAGACACAGCTCCCCGGCCCCCACCCAGCTGCCTCCTGCCCCGATTTGGTCCCCGGCGGTGATCTGGTGGGATTCCAACAACCCACCCACCCCTTGAAGCTCCAGCTTTGTCCGGGAGCCTGGCTCCTGTCCCAAGCACCCAGGCATTGACCACCTCTGACCCCAGGCCCCGAAGGTCCCCAGGCTGAGGTGACCCCACCCACTTTCTGTCTCCAGCTCACTCTCTTGCCCAAAAAGCCCTTCCTGGCTGGCCTCCACCTGCCTAGCAGCCTAGCACAGAGCAAGCCCCACTAAGTCGGCCCAGGccttgcctcctcctcctcctcctcctggaagcccgTCCTGACCGTCTGTCTGCAGCAGTCATGATCCGAGGCCTAGATGGGTCCTTCCTGGtctcccagcccagagccagccaggccctgGACCCGGACTGAGTGCACTCACCTACGTAGAAGGTGTTGGGCGCAGGCCTGTCTCCCAGCTCCAGGTAGAGAAGGTTGGTGGTCTGTGGGTCATGGCGGAGCCACAGGGCCACACCCAGGATCACACCTCCGGCCAACTGGAGAAAGAACGGGTACAGGGTTACTCGCCCAGAGcggtgcaggggtgcaggggtgaGTGTGAACCGCACCACACTGAACATCCAGGGGGCGGCAGGTGCTGGATCCCCACTGCCACCGGGTCAGCGGTCCGCGGGCTCGCGCTCCAGGTGGCCCTCACAGACACTGCCGGGGTCTGGGCAGCCTCCCGGCTCCACGCGTCTGCTTTGCTGACCTGGAATCTGAGAGGCCCCAGGAAGGCCTGGATACCAAAGACCAGGTCCCCAATATCGGATGGGGCACGCTTATGtcaaaaaagtattcatttttttatctgAAGCGCAAACCTAACTggatgtcctgtatttttatttgctaaatctggccaGAGTCCACACCAGACTGGAGCGCCCCAGGGACCGCTGGGCCCTCCTCCGAGGGGGTGGCTCCAGCAGCCCTCAGCTCATCTGGGAACCCCACGGAGAGGACCCCAGGTGTTTGTTGCCAAGAGACATAGAGCGGTGGGTCTGATGCCACCAGGGTCCTGGCGGGACCCATGGAGGGAAtgacagaggagggaggcagcTGAGGCTGGTGGCATCCAGGAAGCCGCAAGGCCGAGGGGCCGGGCTGTTTGTGGGAGAAATCCTTGCCACTGCCGGCCCTGGGAAGGGAAGCTACTGCAGGAGGAAGGAAGCCCGCTGTGCTCtcaggccaggggaggggctgccTGAGCAGCTGGGGCAGGACGGGGGttctgctcagagcctggcatgAGGACAGGGGCTCCCGGCCCAGGGAGGCCCTCACCAGACTCACTGTCCTGCCGGCGCAGGGCCATCcgtggagggtgggggcgggccCCCCGAAGAGGAGCCCGGACTGTGCCGGCCCAGCCTCCACACGAGCATCCGACCAACCCCGGGCCAGTGGCCGGGCTGCCCTCAGTGCCCCAGCCTCTTCCCCGGGCCGTCCCAGCCCTGGGTGCCCCACCAAGGTGGCACGTACTCCCAGAGCTACAAACTTCGGCTCCAGTCGGGAGGCCTGGCTATGCAGCCACCAGCTTCCGGCTCTCCCTCTTCCCGCCATCCGTGTGCTGGCAGCCGGGGTCTTCCCACAGCGGCACCAGACGCTGACCCTCACACACAGACCCACAGCTACACGTCCTATGGGGAAGAGAAACTGAAAAGCAGACCCCAAGGAAACCCCCCGGCCAGCCCAGCACCTGCCCCGGGGCCCTGGCCGGGGAGCAGACCCCCGAGACGGCGGAGGGTATGGCTGGGAGCCCCAGCACTGCACGGTGCCCCGTGGAAAGCCCCAGCAGCTCCCAGACCCTTCTACACTCGGCTCAGCTAACGGTAAGGCCGGTGGGACCGCTGGCACGTCAGCGGTGGGCGAGGCTGCCTGGCACGTCCCTCAGAGCACCCGGGCTGCCGCCCCGCCAGCCTGGGTTTCGCTTTCTCAGCTCACTTCTCCCGGAGTCCCAggtctggtgggggaggggcagacggaggcACCGTAAGCCCTTCCCATCCTCCGGCAAGCGTGGGAGCGCCGAGGGCCTACGGTGCACCTGCTGGCCAAGGTCCCCTCCCGTGGCACTCCGGGCACCGCGTAGCCCTCAAAGGACAGGGCCGCGGGCTCCCAGCATCCTGTGCCTCTCTGTGGCACCTGTCGTAGCCGCGAGAGGGCCAGAGGACCCAGGGGACGGctgagggggggggtgggcagggcaggggccccaGAGTCCTCGGCTTCTCCCGAGGTGGCGGCCATCTGCGGCTCCAAGGGAGGCGGTGTCGAGGCTGAGGGTTGCCGTGGCAACTCTGGCTTGAAACAGTCACTTGTTCTGTTTCGAAACTGTGGTCCAGAGCCGGCTTTGTGAGATGTtccagggggggagggggaggggcaggggaagccCCTGTCCTGGGCCTCCCTCTGTAGTCCCTCTGTAGTCGCAGAGGCCTGGCCACTGCGCAGAGGCAGTCGCAGAGGCAGCTTGGCCTCCCTGTCCCCATcggtggaggggggcggggtggggagcacAGTGCCCCCCAGGGACGGAGGAGACAAGCCAGTCTTGGGGCGCATGGTCCTAGCAGAAATGCTGAGCCCGCCCCCCAGACACTACAGGCGGGGCCACAGGCCCATGGAAGCTGGTCCCGCCTGGTGCTGAAGTGTCCCGTCCCTGCCAGGACCCCATCACTCCAGGCCCTGCACAGATGCACCGGGCAGAGCCAGGTGAACGCAGTGGTGAGGACCATTCCCAGCTCCCAGATGACGAGGCCcaggcagcgggggggggggggggggggggggcggcagatGCTCACCTTAGGTCACCTCATCTgtactggggggaggggtgggatcGGAAAGCGCCCCCGGCAGGGAAGGGAAGTCCATGTGCTGACAGAAAAAGGCAGTCCTCCACCCGGCCCAGCACACACCCACCATCACCATGTGGCGAGGCGCAGGTGTCCCCCCAGGGACGTGAATGAGAGCGCCCCCACCATGACGTGGGCCCCGCTGTTCCCAGCCCCAGACCTCTCCTTCAACTGGAGAACCCACAGTCTGAACGAAAACAAAGTGGCCCAGCCACGCGGCGAAGCCACCGGCAGTAGGAAGTGTGTCCCTTGCACGACAGCCCGCAGGCTGGAGAACTGTGCTGAGCGACAGAAGCCAGACCAAATGGAGAGCAGCTTCTAAATAAAGTATACGCAATGCGAATCACGTGCAGCGACAGAAAACAGGCCCCTGGCcgccccggggtgggggaggggccccaaGGCCCCGGGGACGCTGCTGGGGCTGGTGGACACGTCCCTTATCTCGACACGGTGACAAGCCCCAAGGGGTCCACCTGGGTCAGCGCTGAGCAGGCAAGGTGTGCTCTTCCCACACGTGCCGGGTGCTCCACGTCCGACGCAGCTGTGCTCAACCCCCAGCTGCCCAGTCAACCCTGACCACGAACTTCTAAGCAAGGTCCTTGGGGGTAAATGTTTCTTCCGGGTCCCACCGGGCCTCAAGGTGAGGAGGCCGACACTCTGGGCTCGCCAGGGTGCCCGTGGCCCGTGGCAAGCACCTGGAGAGGTGGTGCTGAAGTCCTGCCACAGAACCAAGGTCTTAGGGCCAAAGAAGGGACCGCAGAACTGTGGAGCCCGGACGTCCAGCATTAAGGGACCGCAGGAGTGacggcagggggtggggcccagAGCGGGCAGCCAGGGGTGCCCTGCGCCCACCTCAGGCTCACCTCCGTGACTCTGCTCCTCCACACCCTCCCTCGTAAGACGAGCTCGTGTCACAGACTGCTTCCCACGCCGCCCCTGGGCAACTCTGGCTCACGACACGCGCCGGCGGCCATCGTCATCGCGGCAGATGTACCAGCGGTAGGGCCGGACACGCTTCATCATCCCCACCCAACACGACCCTGCACGCATGGTCACCGGACCCCCTCGCCTGCCGGAAGCACCGCTGGCCCCAGTCCGTGCCCCCCGACAGCCTCCTGCCCCCCCGACAGGGCTTCTGCCCCGAtagcctcctgcctcccccaatagactcccgcccctgccccccggcAGGCTCCTGTCCCCCGACAGCCTCCTGCCCCCCAAGAGGCTCCTgccccctacccctgccccccaacaGGCTTCTGCCCCCCAAAGGCTCCCACAGGGCGGGCCAGGGCACAGCACTCAGGAAGGAGACTGCCAGTTTGGTCACAGGGGCGGGTCCCACAGTGGAGACAGCACGGCCACTTTAGGACCCTATGAAaggctctgtttctgtttctttcttcttcccttctgagAATTAATAAATATCAGCCTCAGCTGAAACAGGAGGGGACAGCCAAGTGCGCTGGGATCCTGCCCAGCCTGCCGGCCGTTTCCAAGAAGCGGCTAAAagggagcaagagggagagggtgCTGCCCGGACAGGCCTGGGGCAGCCGCACCCCGGGCCCGCAGCTGAGCGGTCACCCCCGTCCCACCCACGCGCTCCATGGGCAACAAGGACAACTGGTGCGTCACTGACACCCTCCAGGCGGTGCTGGTCTTGCCCGGGGCCTGGGTGtcaggggcaggggggcaggtcCACCGAGAGGGAGGGTGCCGGGCTCCGCGCCAGCTCTGCTCCCCGACCCGCCGCTTCCAGGGGACATGCTCACGGGAAAAGGCATGGGGAAGCACCCACTCGGCTTGGCGGCTGGCGGGGAGTTGGAGACCCCCCAGGAGGGAGGCACAGGCCATAAACGCCGTCAGGGCCACCAGGTTAAGTTGGAGGAAATGCTACGCAGCAAAGACGCttcaggggcatctggtggctcagtcggctgggcatctgcctcctgatttcggctcaggtcatgatctctaggtgcATAAGACCacgccccgcatggggctctgtgctgaatgtggagcctgcttgagattttctctctccctttccctttgtccctcccccgccctcaAAATAAAcgaacagacttaaaaaaaaaaaaaaagacacttttagGATGGGCTCCACAGGGTGAGTAGGGAAGGGAGAAGTCCTGTTGCCATCTTTCAGGCTGGGTGCAGGTCCTGGGTTCCTGCAGGCTGGCCCTCACTCTCCACCCACCATGAGGGGACAGGTCCAGACTCCTCCCTAGACCCACCTCAGGCCTTCCTGGGGGGGGCCCCACCCCGGCCTCTGAGAGCAGCTCAAGGCAGGAAGGAAGTGGAACCAGGAGCAGAGACCCTCACCTTGGCCCGGAGGCAGAAGTGTCTCTC includes these proteins:
- the LOC125176426 gene encoding uncharacterized protein LOC125176426 isoform X1 produces the protein MPSLQRAGLGQGSSPLPGFTTRGLGGGVGVWPCKWLSSVALEVAGWAGKSQLNGPLRACVMTPFSPASRRRARRLPEVQGPRETLLPPGQGRVAVGLCVRVSVWCRCGKTPAASTRMAGRGRAGSWWLHSQASRLEPKFVALGVRATLVGHPGLGRPGEEAGALRAARPLARGWSDARVEAGPAQSGLLFGGPAPTLHGWPCAGRTVSLVRASLGREPLSSCQALSRTPVLPQLLRQPLPWPESTAGFLPPAVASLPRAGSGKDFSHKQPGPSALRLPGCHQPQLPPSSVIPSMGPARTLVASDPPLYVSWQQTPGVLSVGFPDELRAAGATPSEEGPAVPGALQSGVDSGQI
- the LOC125176426 gene encoding uncharacterized protein LOC125176426 isoform X2, translating into MRRRARRLPEVQGPRETLLPPGQGRVAVGLCVRVSVWCRCGKTPAASTRMAGRGRAGSWWLHSQASRLEPKFVALGVRATLVGHPGLGRPGEEAGALRAARPLARGWSDARVEAGPAQSGLLFGGPAPTLHGWPCAGRTVSLVRASLGREPLSSCQALSRTPVLPQLLRQPLPWPESTAGFLPPAVASLPRAGSGKDFSHKQPGPSALRLPGCHQPQLPPSSVIPSMGPARTLVASDPPLYVSWQQTPGVLSVGFPDELRAAGATPSEEGPAVPGALQSGVDSGQI